A stretch of Thermodesulfobacteriota bacterium DNA encodes these proteins:
- the ahcY gene encoding adenosylhomocysteinase yields MSLAKTKEISNGLLEVDPSLPYKVADISQAELGFKEMALAENEMPGLMAVREKYGPEKPLKGLKVMGSLHMTIQTAMLIKTLKVLGADIRWATCNIFSTQDHAAAAVAKEGLAAVYAWKGETLEEFWWCTEQALTWPDGTGPDLIVDDGGDATLFVHQGAAVEKDPALLDKEYDSPDMKCLIARLKVSYQRDPKFWTNIAAKIRGVSEETTTGVHRLYHLAKSGDLLFPAINVNDSVTKSKFDNLYGCRESLADGLKRATDIMIAGKIVVICGYGDVGKGCAQSMRGFGARVLITEVDPICALQASMEGYEIVTMEDAAPMGDIFVTATGCYHVITGKHMEKMKNEAIICNIGHFDNEIEMSYLTDNPQCTKETIKPQVDRWRLKSGRSLIILAEGRLVNLGCATGHPSFVMSNSFTNQCMAQMQLAAKNHEKEVYTLPKELDEEVARLHLGKLGVKLTKLNQFQADYLGVPINGPFKPDHYRY; encoded by the coding sequence ATGTCGTTAGCAAAAACAAAGGAAATTTCCAACGGTTTGTTGGAAGTTGATCCTTCACTCCCGTATAAAGTGGCCGATATTTCACAGGCGGAGCTCGGTTTCAAAGAAATGGCTCTTGCAGAAAATGAAATGCCCGGCCTGATGGCGGTTCGGGAAAAATATGGCCCTGAAAAACCGCTCAAAGGGTTGAAGGTGATGGGAAGTCTTCATATGACTATCCAGACCGCCATGCTGATCAAAACACTAAAAGTACTGGGCGCAGATATTCGTTGGGCCACATGCAATATCTTTTCAACCCAGGATCATGCGGCCGCTGCAGTTGCAAAAGAAGGACTGGCTGCTGTCTATGCCTGGAAAGGAGAAACCCTGGAAGAATTCTGGTGGTGTACGGAACAGGCCTTGACATGGCCCGACGGCACCGGTCCGGATCTTATCGTCGACGACGGAGGTGATGCCACTCTCTTCGTTCATCAGGGTGCGGCTGTTGAAAAAGACCCGGCATTGCTGGACAAAGAGTACGACAGCCCTGACATGAAATGTCTGATAGCGCGCCTGAAAGTCAGTTACCAGCGTGATCCCAAATTCTGGACCAATATAGCAGCAAAAATTCGCGGTGTTTCAGAGGAGACCACCACCGGCGTTCACCGCCTGTATCATCTGGCAAAAAGCGGAGATCTTCTTTTTCCTGCCATCAACGTGAACGACTCGGTCACGAAATCAAAATTCGATAATCTTTATGGATGCCGGGAATCACTGGCTGACGGCCTTAAGCGTGCAACGGATATTATGATTGCAGGTAAGATAGTGGTGATTTGCGGTTACGGTGATGTGGGAAAAGGGTGTGCCCAGTCCATGCGGGGATTCGGCGCGCGGGTATTAATTACCGAAGTCGATCCAATATGTGCCCTTCAGGCGTCTATGGAGGGGTATGAGATCGTAACCATGGAAGATGCGGCCCCCATGGGGGACATTTTTGTGACCGCCACAGGATGTTACCATGTGATCACCGGTAAGCATATGGAAAAAATGAAAAACGAAGCAATCATCTGCAATATCGGTCATTTTGACAATGAAATTGAGATGTCATATCTTACCGATAATCCGCAATGCACCAAAGAGACGATTAAACCCCAGGTTGACCGGTGGAGGCTTAAATCAGGGCGTTCTCTGATTATTCTGGCGGAAGGAAGGCTGGTGAACCTGGGCTGTGCCACCGGGCACCCCAGTTTTGTTATGAGCAACAGTTTCACCAATCAATGCATGGCCCAGATGCAGCTTGCAGCCAAGAATCATGAAAAAGAGGTTTACACACTCCCCAAAGAACTGGATGAAGAAGTCGCCAGGCTGCACCTTGGCAAACTCGGTGTCAAGCTGACAAAACTGAACCAGTTCCAGGCAGATTATCTGGGTGTGCCGATAAATGGGCCTTTTAAGCCGGATCACTACAGGTACTAA
- the metK gene encoding methionine adenosyltransferase — protein MGNEQFFFTSESVTEGHPDKVADAISDSILDAIMEKDTKCRVACETLVTTGLAFIAGEITTDCYVDMPQVVRDTIRDIGYHSSKMGFDWQTCSVVTSIDHQSPDIAQGVNTGEGLFKEQGAGDQGLMFGFASDETPELMPMPVMYAHKLCQRLAVVRKNGVLDFLRPDGKSQVTIEYENGTPKRVDAVIIAAQHKPDVTYEELKEAIIEEVIKKVIPQDMIDGDTRYFINATGKFVIGGPMGDCGVTGRKIIVDTYGGQGSHGGGCFSGKDPSKVDRSASYMGRHIAKNVVAASLAKKCEVQVAYAIGVPEPVSVMVDLMGTGVIPKIRVKEIIREVFDLRPAAIIDYLDLLRPIYRKTSAYGHFGRNEPEFTWEKTNKADEMREKAGL, from the coding sequence ATGGGAAACGAGCAATTCTTTTTTACCTCTGAATCCGTTACAGAAGGACATCCGGACAAAGTCGCAGACGCGATATCCGATTCAATACTTGATGCAATTATGGAAAAGGACACAAAATGCAGGGTGGCCTGTGAAACTCTGGTGACCACCGGCCTTGCCTTTATTGCCGGTGAAATAACCACGGATTGTTATGTTGATATGCCCCAGGTGGTTCGCGATACCATCCGTGATATCGGGTACCATTCATCCAAAATGGGTTTTGACTGGCAAACATGTTCGGTCGTTACCAGTATCGACCATCAGTCACCGGACATCGCTCAGGGAGTAAATACCGGAGAAGGCCTGTTCAAGGAGCAGGGTGCAGGAGACCAGGGCCTCATGTTTGGGTTTGCCTCTGATGAAACACCTGAACTGATGCCGATGCCCGTCATGTATGCCCACAAGTTATGCCAGCGTCTGGCTGTGGTGCGAAAAAACGGCGTGCTTGATTTTTTAAGGCCTGACGGCAAATCCCAGGTCACCATCGAATACGAAAACGGTACGCCCAAACGCGTGGATGCGGTTATTATCGCTGCCCAACATAAACCGGATGTGACCTATGAAGAGTTAAAAGAGGCCATCATAGAAGAGGTAATCAAAAAGGTGATCCCTCAGGATATGATTGACGGTGACACCCGTTACTTTATAAATGCAACCGGAAAGTTCGTGATCGGCGGTCCCATGGGAGATTGCGGAGTTACCGGCCGTAAAATTATCGTTGACACCTACGGCGGGCAGGGAAGCCACGGCGGCGGATGCTTTTCCGGAAAAGATCCGTCAAAGGTGGACCGCAGCGCATCGTATATGGGCAGACATATTGCGAAAAATGTCGTTGCCGCCAGCCTGGCAAAGAAATGCGAGGTGCAGGTTGCTTATGCCATCGGTGTGCCGGAGCCGGTTTCGGTGATGGTTGATCTTATGGGAACCGGTGTGATTCCCAAGATTCGCGTGAAAGAGATAATCAGAGAGGTCTTTGACCTAAGGCCTGCTGCAATAATCGACTATCTTGACCTGTTACGGCCGATTTACCGAAAAACTTCGGCTTACGGACATTTTGGTCGAAATGAACCGGAGTTTACCTGGGAAAAGACCAACAAGGCCGATGAGATGAGAGAAAAGGCAGGACTGTAA
- the panC gene encoding pantoate--beta-alanine ligase, translated as MRIIHKAEEIQKRSDQIRRQGKTIAFVPTMGFFHEGHLSLMRKGRELNDDLVISIFVNPTQFGPQEDFEAYPRDVERDLQLAEKEGVDVVFTPDRQELYLEGFQTYIELEKLPNHLCGLSRPVFFKGVATVVAKLFNMVKPHVAIFGEKDYQQLMVIRRMVQDLNFDIKIVAGPTVREPDGLAMSSRNNYLTAEQRPSALTLYKSLVKAKNILKDGVKDAEELIQTATKLITSYPETQIDYISICDPECLEAVQTIDKPVLMALAVTVGKTRLIDNMILNPN; from the coding sequence ATTAGGATCATACACAAAGCAGAAGAGATACAAAAACGCTCAGATCAAATCAGGCGCCAGGGCAAAACCATTGCATTTGTTCCCACCATGGGTTTTTTCCATGAAGGACATCTTTCCCTGATGAGAAAAGGGAGAGAGTTAAATGATGACTTGGTCATAAGTATTTTTGTCAACCCTACCCAGTTCGGTCCCCAGGAAGATTTTGAAGCCTACCCCCGGGATGTTGAAAGGGATCTTCAGCTTGCAGAAAAAGAGGGGGTGGATGTTGTTTTTACCCCGGACCGGCAGGAGTTGTACCTGGAAGGATTCCAGACATATATAGAACTGGAAAAACTCCCCAATCATCTTTGCGGACTCTCAAGACCCGTATTTTTTAAAGGGGTGGCAACGGTTGTGGCCAAGCTGTTCAACATGGTTAAACCCCATGTGGCCATTTTTGGTGAAAAGGATTACCAACAGCTTATGGTTATTCGGCGAATGGTTCAAGATTTGAATTTTGATATCAAAATCGTCGCCGGTCCGACAGTAAGAGAACCCGATGGCCTTGCCATGAGCTCAAGGAACAACTATCTAACCGCGGAACAGCGGCCATCTGCATTGACTCTTTACAAATCCCTGGTCAAAGCTAAAAATATACTGAAAGACGGAGTGAAAGATGCCGAGGAGCTCATACAGACTGCAACCAAGTTGATCACTTCCTACCCTGAGACCCAAATAGATTATATTTCAATATGTGATCCCGAATGCCTTGAAGCGGTTCAAACCATCGACAAACCGGTACTCATGGCCCTGGCGGTAACCGTAGGCAAAACTCGCTTAATAGATAATATGATACTTAATCCGAATTAA
- a CDS encoding methyltransferase: MEKNNFKLRIPETAKNVRQGEEPFIIEYNGVEKRIRAHDYDEIYKVPGLYEYLFYDKYKCDSPNVVCSELVKEVENSPMNISDLKVLDVGAGNGMVGEELKSVGADAVFGIDIIEEAAQAIERDRPEIYEDYLIEDLTRLSNVAREKIEKWSPNCMTVVAALGFDDIPPEAFAEAYNIISETGWVAFNIKDEFCSKKDRTGFAKLINDMTDSGVFSMKSKKRYRHRFCQDGTPLNYFVLIAQKQKNIPENMLQAT; the protein is encoded by the coding sequence ATGGAAAAAAATAATTTTAAGTTAAGGATACCTGAGACAGCTAAAAATGTGCGGCAGGGGGAAGAGCCTTTTATTATCGAATACAACGGGGTGGAAAAGCGGATAAGGGCTCATGATTATGACGAGATATACAAAGTCCCCGGGCTTTATGAATATCTTTTTTATGACAAATACAAGTGCGACTCGCCCAATGTTGTTTGCTCCGAACTTGTAAAAGAGGTTGAAAACAGCCCGATGAATATTTCCGACTTGAAAGTGCTTGATGTGGGTGCCGGCAACGGCATGGTGGGTGAAGAACTTAAATCAGTTGGTGCCGATGCGGTGTTCGGAATAGACATCATCGAAGAAGCCGCCCAAGCAATTGAACGCGATCGGCCGGAAATTTACGAAGATTATTTAATTGAAGATCTGACCAGGCTGTCTAATGTAGCAAGAGAGAAAATCGAAAAGTGGTCTCCAAACTGCATGACGGTAGTCGCAGCCTTGGGGTTCGACGATATACCGCCCGAGGCATTTGCCGAGGCCTACAATATAATTTCAGAAACGGGATGGGTCGCCTTTAATATAAAGGATGAGTTTTGCAGCAAAAAAGATCGAACAGGTTTTGCGAAGCTGATTAATGATATGACAGACAGCGGTGTTTTTAGTATGAAATCCAAAAAACGTTATCGTCACAGATTTTGCCAGGATGGAACCCCACTAAATTATTTTGTGCTGATTGCGCAAAAACAAAAAAATATTCCTGAAAACATGTTGCAGGCAACTTGA
- a CDS encoding MarR family transcriptional regulator: protein MLEQADLKIIMRLRQIIQEMSRHSKYLLEKYKITIPQLICLQEIFQHGPISLSALTKIVFLNNSTVTGIVDRLENRGLVQRTRISKDRRQVHAEITQAGIEFIEKSPPPLRKTFFNRLAELDDEKITLILWSLEMIVDMLGPKKELLKVPVPPAHFDEPKAEIAPSEGITPSEEI from the coding sequence ATGCTCGAACAAGCCGACTTAAAGATTATCATGCGCCTTCGGCAGATCATTCAGGAGATGTCGCGTCATTCCAAATACCTTCTGGAAAAATACAAAATTACCATACCACAGCTGATCTGCCTGCAGGAAATTTTTCAACACGGACCGATTTCTTTGAGCGCGTTAACAAAAATCGTTTTTTTAAACAACAGTACGGTCACCGGCATTGTTGATCGCCTTGAGAACAGAGGCCTTGTTCAACGGACCCGAATCAGCAAAGACCGGCGACAGGTTCATGCTGAAATTACCCAGGCAGGTATCGAATTTATTGAAAAGTCGCCCCCGCCATTGCGAAAAACTTTTTTTAATCGCCTGGCAGAACTTGACGATGAAAAGATAACACTCATATTGTGGTCTTTGGAAATGATCGTTGATATGCTTGGCCCGAAAAAAGAACTGTTGAAAGTACCGGTCCCTCCTGCTCATTTTGACGAGCCCAAAGCGGAAATTGCGCCTTCAGAGGGAATTACACCATCAGAGGAAATATAG
- a CDS encoding iron-sulfur cluster assembly scaffold protein, with product MTDLSTTGKNFDFWQNHSFNYLQMAFRTDKREVVHHPDGYGKRTGQCGDTVEIFLAVRHDKIDSVSFQTDGCINTNACANTVACLAEGKHIDQAWEISPETVIDYLGTLPAEKTHCAEVAVGAFYLALANLRELKRSPWKKHYPHQMIKSR from the coding sequence ATGACCGATTTAAGCACAACCGGAAAAAATTTTGATTTCTGGCAGAATCATTCCTTTAATTACCTGCAAATGGCTTTTCGCACTGATAAGCGGGAAGTCGTTCATCACCCGGACGGTTATGGAAAAAGAACCGGACAATGTGGTGATACGGTTGAAATATTTTTAGCTGTCCGCCATGATAAAATAGATTCGGTATCATTTCAGACAGACGGCTGTATAAACACCAATGCCTGTGCCAATACAGTGGCATGCCTGGCGGAAGGCAAACATATCGATCAGGCATGGGAAATTTCGCCTGAAACAGTCATTGATTATCTCGGCACATTGCCTGCTGAAAAAACCCACTGTGCGGAAGTTGCTGTGGGTGCTTTTTATCTTGCTCTGGCCAATTTACGAGAACTGAAACGAAGTCCCTGGAAAAAGCATTACCCGCATCAGATGATAAAAAGCAGATGA
- a CDS encoding RsbRD N-terminal domain-containing protein: MGLKDLLEKKKSTITKDWFEAVAATYAPDAADFFKRQKDPFANPVGNTIFNSIKKLFDELLSQMNREEIKSCLDPLVRIRAVQDFSPSEATSFILSLKKVIITHLKKELRDTQIFNEFLQFEEKIDTLCLIAFNIYVECREKIYELKVTTERNKIYSAFARAGLIDDAPENNPNLKAL; the protein is encoded by the coding sequence ATGGGGCTGAAAGATTTATTAGAAAAGAAAAAATCCACCATTACCAAAGACTGGTTTGAAGCGGTTGCTGCCACGTATGCGCCTGACGCAGCTGATTTTTTTAAAAGACAGAAAGATCCCTTTGCCAATCCTGTAGGAAATACCATCTTTAACAGTATAAAAAAACTGTTTGACGAGCTTCTATCGCAGATGAATCGCGAAGAAATAAAGTCCTGTCTGGACCCCCTCGTCCGGATTAGAGCTGTTCAGGATTTTTCCCCCTCAGAAGCCACCTCATTTATCCTATCTTTAAAGAAAGTGATTATTACACATTTAAAAAAAGAACTTCGTGATACACAAATTTTTAATGAATTTTTGCAATTTGAAGAAAAAATTGACACCTTGTGCCTGATCGCCTTTAATATCTATGTTGAATGTAGAGAAAAAATTTATGAATTAAAGGTAACTACGGAAAGAAATAAAATATACAGTGCGTTTGCACGAGCGGGTTTAATAGATGATGCTCCGGAAAATAATCCTAATCTTAAAGCGTTATAA
- the dsrM gene encoding sulfate reduction electron transfer complex DsrMKJOP subunit DsrM, translated as MNVKYLYSLIAVVVLFLISYIGVEALGLHILFGIVIPYVAIIIFIAGFIYRVMAWTRSAVPFKIPTTCGQQKTLPWIKPNSVDNPTTTGGVVIRMILEILFFRSLFRNTRMKLKEGSKLSYQLEIFLWLGALAFHWSFLTVIVRHLRFFTEPVPFLIQLLERLDGFFRIEILYDVYKWGLPGVYLSGLVLLAAVTYLFLRRVFIPQVRYISLAADFFPLFLIFGIALTGILMRYFSKVNIVEIKEFAMGLITFRFTIPEGVGGVFYVHLFFVSILLAYFPFSKLMHLGGIFLSPTRNLTTDTRARRHVNPWNYPVPTHTYEEYEDEFREKMVEAGLPVDKQPVAKTPEEPQEQEEKE; from the coding sequence ATGAATGTAAAATACCTTTATTCCCTCATTGCTGTCGTTGTTCTTTTCCTGATTTCCTACATTGGTGTTGAAGCGCTGGGTCTTCATATCCTTTTTGGAATCGTCATTCCCTATGTGGCCATTATCATATTTATTGCCGGGTTCATTTACCGGGTGATGGCGTGGACACGTTCGGCGGTTCCTTTTAAAATTCCCACCACCTGTGGTCAGCAGAAAACACTTCCCTGGATCAAGCCAAACAGTGTTGACAACCCGACCACTACCGGAGGCGTGGTGATTCGAATGATACTGGAGATTCTGTTTTTCCGGTCTTTGTTCAGGAATACCCGGATGAAGCTAAAAGAGGGATCCAAACTGTCCTACCAGCTGGAAATCTTTTTATGGCTGGGGGCTCTGGCATTTCACTGGTCATTTCTTACCGTGATCGTTCGGCATCTTCGCTTTTTTACCGAGCCGGTTCCTTTTTTAATACAGTTGCTGGAAAGACTGGACGGTTTTTTCCGCATAGAAATTCTATATGATGTCTATAAATGGGGCCTGCCCGGTGTATATCTGTCCGGCCTTGTGCTGCTGGCAGCAGTGACCTATCTGTTTTTAAGAAGGGTTTTCATTCCCCAGGTCAGATATATCTCCCTTGCCGCAGATTTTTTCCCGCTTTTTTTAATTTTCGGCATTGCGTTAACCGGTATCCTGATGCGTTATTTTTCCAAGGTAAATATTGTAGAAATAAAAGAATTTGCCATGGGTCTGATAACCTTTCGGTTTACCATCCCGGAAGGAGTCGGGGGCGTTTTTTATGTCCATCTGTTTTTTGTCAGTATTCTGTTGGCATACTTTCCCTTCAGCAAGCTCATGCACCTGGGAGGAATATTTTTAAGTCCGACCAGAAACCTGACCACCGACACCCGCGCCAGAAGGCATGTCAACCCATGGAATTATCCGGTTCCTACCCATACTTACGAAGAATATGAAGACGAATTCAGGGAAAAAATGGTAGAAGCCGGACTGCCGGTGGACAAACAGCCTGTTGCAAAAACACCGGAAGAACCACAGGAACAAGAAGAAAAGGAGTAG
- a CDS encoding (Fe-S)-binding protein translates to MADVPTPEEMLKMDHRPSQTGWMETPVNIRKGIACYASNPKSVEYVGLPYPRTWSCFEEDWQLPENWKEIIFEGFRERLERFRSFKVFMDICVRCGACADKCHFFIGTGDPKNMPVLRAELLRSVYRNDFTTAGKILGKVAGARPLTLAVLKEWWYYFFQCTECRRCSVFCPYGIDTAEITIMGRELLNLIGLNIDWIATPVANCYRTGNHLGIQPHAYKDMLDFFTDEIEDITGIRVNPSFNKKGADILFITPSGDVFADPGTFTCMGYMMIFHYLQEKYGFDITWSTYASEGGNFGFFTSHETMKRLNAKMYAEAKRLGVKWILGGECGHMWRVINQYMDTLNGPADFLEEPVSPITGTKFENAKSTKMVHIMEFLADLIKHDKLDLDPSRNDHIKVTYHDSCNPARGMGLLEEPRYVINHVCNHFYEMPQNTIREQTFCCGSGAGLNAGEDMELRMAGGLPRANAVKYVHEKFGVNMLSCICAIDRAVLPDLMSYWVPEVDVTGICEMVANALNMPGQKERTLDLRGEELPGIEGDTEGDADE, encoded by the coding sequence ATGGCAGATGTTCCAACACCAGAAGAAATGTTAAAGATGGACCACCGTCCTTCTCAAACAGGATGGATGGAAACTCCCGTTAATATAAGAAAAGGCATTGCATGCTACGCCTCAAACCCTAAAAGTGTGGAGTATGTCGGGCTTCCCTACCCCAGAACCTGGAGCTGTTTCGAGGAAGACTGGCAACTGCCGGAAAACTGGAAAGAAATTATTTTCGAAGGGTTTAGAGAACGTCTGGAACGGTTTCGCTCTTTTAAAGTGTTCATGGATATTTGTGTCCGCTGCGGAGCCTGTGCCGACAAATGCCATTTCTTTATCGGAACGGGCGATCCTAAAAACATGCCGGTTTTAAGAGCCGAACTGTTGCGTTCCGTCTATCGTAATGACTTTACCACCGCGGGAAAAATTCTTGGCAAGGTGGCCGGGGCAAGGCCGCTTACACTGGCGGTATTAAAGGAATGGTGGTATTATTTCTTCCAGTGCACCGAATGTCGAAGGTGCTCGGTTTTTTGCCCCTATGGGATAGACACTGCCGAGATAACCATTATGGGTAGGGAACTTCTCAATCTCATCGGACTGAATATCGACTGGATTGCCACCCCGGTGGCCAACTGCTACCGGACGGGAAATCACCTTGGAATACAGCCCCACGCGTATAAGGATATGCTGGACTTTTTTACCGATGAAATCGAGGACATCACCGGAATCAGGGTGAACCCCTCATTCAATAAAAAAGGTGCGGACATCCTGTTTATTACCCCGTCCGGCGATGTGTTTGCCGATCCGGGGACCTTCACCTGCATGGGATACATGATGATATTTCATTATTTACAGGAGAAGTACGGTTTTGACATCACCTGGAGCACCTATGCATCCGAAGGCGGGAACTTCGGCTTTTTCACCTCCCACGAGACCATGAAGCGACTCAATGCCAAGATGTATGCAGAAGCCAAAAGACTCGGAGTAAAATGGATTCTCGGAGGTGAATGCGGCCACATGTGGCGGGTGATTAACCAGTATATGGATACATTGAACGGTCCGGCCGATTTTCTGGAAGAGCCGGTTTCCCCCATAACCGGAACCAAGTTTGAAAACGCCAAATCCACCAAGATGGTGCATATTATGGAGTTTCTCGCTGATCTTATCAAGCATGATAAACTCGATCTCGATCCCAGCAGAAATGATCACATCAAGGTCACCTATCACGATTCCTGCAATCCTGCCAGGGGCATGGGACTTTTGGAAGAGCCAAGATATGTGATTAACCACGTATGCAACCATTTTTATGAAATGCCTCAAAATACAATCCGGGAACAAACCTTCTGCTGCGGCAGCGGAGCAGGCTTGAATGCAGGTGAAGATATGGAACTGAGAATGGCCGGAGGGCTTCCCAGGGCCAACGCCGTCAAATATGTTCATGAAAAATTCGGTGTAAATATGCTTTCATGTATCTGCGCCATCGACCGGGCGGTACTTCCTGACCTCATGTCTTACTGGGTTCCGGAAGTCGATGTCACCGGTATTTGCGAAATGGTGGCCAATGCACTGAACATGCCCGGACAAAAAGAAAGAACACTTGACCTGCGCGGGGAAGAACTGCCGGGAATAGAGGGTGATACGGAGGGTGATGCTGATGAATGA
- the dsrJ gene encoding sulfate reduction electron transfer complex DsrMKJOP subunit DsrJ yields the protein MNDKKIIIAGLIIFIAIILFPFWYGLLKAAPAPELKLTDKAKAAKECVRPTDYMKAEHMQLLDEWRHSVVRNAERVYVNSSGKEFNMSLSNTCLDCHSNKADFCDKCHDYASVDPYCWDCHIDNPKEKK from the coding sequence ATGAATGATAAAAAAATTATCATTGCGGGTTTAATTATTTTTATCGCAATTATACTGTTTCCTTTCTGGTATGGTCTGCTGAAGGCCGCCCCTGCACCTGAACTTAAATTGACCGATAAGGCCAAGGCGGCCAAAGAGTGCGTTCGCCCCACTGATTATATGAAAGCAGAACATATGCAGCTGCTTGATGAATGGAGACATTCGGTGGTAAGAAATGCCGAGAGAGTGTATGTCAACAGCAGCGGAAAGGAATTTAACATGAGTCTGTCAAATACCTGTCTTGATTGTCACTCAAACAAGGCAGACTTTTGTGATAAGTGCCACGATTATGCTTCGGTAGATCCTTATTGCTGGGATTGCCATATTGATAACCCGAAGGAGAAAAAGTGA
- a CDS encoding 4Fe-4S dicluster domain-containing protein yields MESSKRRFLQIAGISALGLGAKPVLDAFAKEEHGDKPEVQIKKGDKALKAKQWAMVIDTRKLDSAEALEPIIDACHKIHNVPTKLENKGHEVKWIWEEEYKHAFPGKTNRFLDDKIKQTPFLVLCNHCEDPPCCRACPTKATFKRESDGIVLMDFHRCIGCRFCMAACPFGARSFNFRDPRPFIEETNKEFPTRMKGVVEKCNFCAERLAVGKMPACVEASNGAIAFGDLYDPESEVRKLLKTNYTIRRKQGLGTEPSVYYIV; encoded by the coding sequence ATGGAAAGCAGCAAAAGACGCTTTTTGCAAATAGCAGGTATTTCAGCCCTTGGTTTGGGGGCAAAGCCTGTTCTGGATGCATTTGCCAAAGAAGAACACGGCGATAAACCCGAGGTTCAAATTAAAAAAGGGGACAAGGCCTTAAAAGCCAAACAGTGGGCCATGGTCATCGATACCCGGAAACTCGATTCGGCAGAGGCTCTTGAGCCGATCATTGATGCCTGTCATAAAATTCATAATGTTCCCACCAAGCTGGAGAATAAGGGACATGAGGTGAAATGGATCTGGGAGGAAGAATACAAGCACGCTTTTCCGGGAAAAACCAATCGGTTCCTTGATGATAAGATAAAGCAGACGCCTTTTCTGGTCCTTTGCAATCACTGTGAAGACCCGCCCTGTTGCCGCGCCTGCCCCACCAAAGCCACGTTTAAAAGAGAGAGTGACGGGATCGTGCTGATGGATTTTCACCGCTGCATCGGCTGCAGATTTTGTATGGCGGCCTGTCCCTTCGGTGCACGAAGTTTCAATTTCAGAGATCCACGCCCTTTCATTGAAGAAACCAACAAGGAGTTCCCCACCCGAATGAAAGGGGTGGTGGAAAAGTGCAACTTCTGTGCGGAGCGCCTGGCGGTTGGCAAAATGCCTGCCTGTGTGGAGGCATCCAACGGCGCCATCGCTTTCGGGGATCTGTACGATCCTGAGTCTGAAGTCAGAAAACTGTTAAAAACAAACTACACAATCCGACGTAAGCAGGGCCTGGGTACCGAGCCTTCTGTTTACTACATAGTGTGA